A window of Deltaproteobacteria bacterium genomic DNA:
GAGCTGTGTCAGGCCATCATTGCATTAGAGTCGGTGGACGAATGCCGCCGCTTTTTGACTGATCTATGCACGCCCGGTGAACTCACGGCCCTGGCTGATCGTTGGCAGGTGGCGCGGCTGATTGAGGACGGTGTTCCCTATCGTCGCATTTACGAAAAGACCGGGGTTAGCACGGCTACGGTGACGCGCGTGGCGCGTGCTCTGTCCTATGGTGAGGGTGGTTATAGAGCGGCTTTAGGCAAGGCAGGTAAAAGCCTTGTGGCTACTAGCAGCATTACGAAGGAGCAGGATCTATGAGTCAGCGTATTCGTTTAGCGATGCAAAAATCGGGGCGCCT
This region includes:
- a CDS encoding transposase — encoded protein: MRQLSKTQAHQLRELCQAIIALESVDECRRFLTDLCTPGELTALADRWQVARLIEDGVPYRRIYEKTGVSTATVTRVARALSYGEGGYRAALGKAGKSLVATSSITKEQDL